The Primulina tabacum isolate GXHZ01 chromosome 1, ASM2559414v2, whole genome shotgun sequence genome contains the following window.
GTGACGTGCAAAAGCTGTTTATATATTTTGCAAAATTCCGTGAGTGTGAatgttttttttcaaaaaaattaaaattttgctcattaatatatattattattaagtgtgagtgAGTTAGAAAAACAGCTTGAAGAGGACACCAAAATTTCTTCCCTTTTTACCCTCCTCTTCAATACCAGCTATAATAATTCCAACCACGTCAATCTCACGTCTGAAATCTTCCCCAAAAATAGAAGTCCTAACCGTACCAACACATTTGAAAACttctcaatttaaaaaaaacttacgGTTAGTATTTTTAACGCAAAAAACCTTTATTTTTTCTaccataatattattattattttattgaaattaagtttAATAGAAAAATAGATTTTTTGTCAAACACAACAATATGTACGAACACACTAATTATAACATTCATATCAAATTACAAATGTCCAATATTCATTCTATAAATTGATtaaacgtgtatatatatatatatatatatatatatatatgccggCCTTATCCAAGTGaaacaaaattatattaaatgtgTGGAGGAGGGTGTTGGAAAATCAGAAAGAGAGAAGTCGAAAACAAACACATAAATcttcaaagaaagaaaatggaaaacAAACAGCTAGAGTCTAGCTACAGAGAAGCTGTTGAAATATCGGCGGTATTGATTATTAAGAGTTATATGCATCAATTTGGTTTTGTTCTTATATACACGATATTCAatcatttaataatatatttgttCTGTTTACTGATTTGTCTTTAAGAGTTTGCTTTTATAATTTTGTTATTTGCAATTTCGCTAACTATATCTATAGACATCCCAgagaaattaaaatggagaaATTAATGGAAGAGGATAATCATAGTAGCAAGAAAGGAAGAGTATGCGTGACTGGTAGGGACTGGTTTCCTTGGATCAAGGCTTATACTGCAGCTTCTTCAGTCTGGTTACGCTGTCAATACAACTGTAAGGCCAAATCCAGCTATATATGCTTGTTTATTCTTTATGTAAGCAAATTAATAACTCAGTCTGATTCCACCCCAAAACTTGCGAGGCGATCTGCTCGTGGTGGCTCAGTCGACCGTTTGCAACATAactctttttattatttttcttgtcGATGAAATTTGTTTTTCAGAGAACCAAGCAAAGATTATATCCATGACTAAATCCCATTTGTATGGTTCCAAATTAATAACGCATGGAAACTTATTATTGGCATatgtatataatttttatgCAACAGACGGCGGAAGGGATGTTAGCTACCTCACAAATCTTCCAGGCGCATCAGAAAggctccaaatcttcaacgcggATCTTGATAAGCCCCAGAGCTTCGTACCCGCCATCCAAGGATGCAACGGTGTTTTCCACGTCGCTCATGCCTTAGATTTAGAAggcaaagaagaagaagaaacgaAGACCAAAAGGGCCATCAATGGTGTCCTAAACATTTTACAAGCTTGCACTGATTCGAAAACTGTGAAGCGATTTATATACACTTCGAGTGCATCAACTGTTGTTTACAATGGCAAGAATTTGGACATTGTGGATGAGGATTCTTGGACTGACGTGGGATTAATGAGAAGCTTGGGAGCTTCAGCGGGATCATATGTCATAAGCAAGACATTGACAGAGAAAGCAGCTATTGAATTTGCAGAGAACCATGGATTGGATCTTGTCACGGTGATCCCGCCATGGATACATGGTCCCTTTATCAGTTCTCATTTCCCTGATTCAGTGAAGATATGTCTGGCCTTGTTTTTTGGTATCTGCTTTATTAAATTCATGATCTGATCTTTATGTGTTAATTTGCTAGCGCCTCCCCCAACTTGGGAAAAGTTTCTTGCAACAATTCCCATTATTTTTCATGTCTCATTAACCAATATTGATTGCTACGTGTGTCAATTTGCAATTAATTTTCGAATTCGACATATTTAAATAACCACCACACCAATAAAAACCAACATGTGACAATCCattgttaatttaatttagaaacTTAATCTTGATCCCAGCTAGCTAGCTCGATGAACTAGAGTAAAAATAgtagtattatatatatatatatatatatatataaatttgctAGGTAGCTTTGAAATAATATACTTCACGATCATAAATTACTAATCCCATGTGTGTGCAGGTGATCAAGAGCATTACAAGTACTTATGGGATACAAGTATGGTTCATGTGGATGACGTCGCTGAGAGCCCACATTTTCCTTTTCGAGTATCCGAACGCAAAAGGGAGATACATTTGTTCAGTTGTCCATGTTACAATACACGAGTTAAGCAAGTTTGTTTCTGCAAGATATCCCCAGTATCAGTTACCAATTATTAATGCAGAGTAAGTACTTCTAACTCCCTTTTCACAAGGGCAGACCAGCAGGGTAGGACGGAGGCTTAGGCTCAATAGTAACCAGTTCGTGTTCATTTTTGtaaacttaagatcattcaaaaTAGATTGCTAAATTCCAAATATTTCATATTAAGTCCGGAAAAATGTATTTCTCTAGCAACTTAGATTAACCATTTTATAAATCGAGAGGGGGTGCAAAATCATTGTTATGGAGAACTAGTGGGTTAGACTAATTAATTACCTAGCTCGCGGTCTGCCTTATCATCCATTCCGCACCCTTCTTTGTAATATATATTTTGTGTTCGCCTGCCTCCATTCAGTTCCTTGAAGGACGTAGTATCAGCAAAATTTTCCGGGTTTTCATCAAAGAAATTACTGGAAACTGGATTCAAGTTTCAACATGGACTTGAAGATATGTATGACGACGCAATTAGATGTTGTAAAGAAAAGGGTTTCTTTTAGTTCATGACGCATTCAAATGTATATTTCCTTCGCGATCTTCAAAAGAAATCAAGTAGGATAATATGTgcaagagttggtggcttaatataaaaaaatatattcaataatTCATTGTAATTATGtgaatttttcctttaaaatgTGAAGCAAAACTTATATTCATACTTAATAGTGATTGGTATGGTATCTATGCTTctcgtatatatatatcttgaatTCGTGTCTTTTCGTGgaaaatatttaagatttttttataaaaaaattttagatgGAAAATGATTCCTTTGGTGAATTAAATATCAGTAGTTAGAACTTAGACTATTAATAGCTAATATTTGAATTCAGTACTTAACTTTATCGCGAGTTGTAGTCTTTAACAAATCATTAAATAAGAGAATATCTATACttctatattattttattaagtttgagatacTTAAAGTAACTAAATTTGAtatcatggtctgttttaataattatatatattaaaaaatgttaaaattttaatgcaagttaTATGTAGTGCAGTGGATAGAGTCATTGTTTGTTGGGGTTTAGGTTATATGTTCAATTCTTATtgagattattttttttattattttatttttcaatttattttttaatttatatatcaaaattacagtgtaatccctcattatttcttataattatattttgatcctcatttaaatataaatcaaatgaattataaaaaatattatacaagtgCATCAATGTACTAGTTAATGATAATAGTTACgatgtaattttattttattttttagttggACAGCAAATAAGTTGACTTGTCACTTACATCTCCTAAGGAATAAGAAATCAAATTATAATTTCAGtgataattattttatcaaaaattataatCGATGATAAAACataattgaaatatttaaaaatttaattataatcattaaaacatcaTGTTTCGATTATTCTTACTATGATGACCATTGACAATAAAATACCATGTATCGAAAATataacttaataaaacatgtatgTGGAGTTTAATGCATGAGCGACTACATCTTATTATTATATTAGACacccattttttttttaaaaaaatcaagctCGCGAAGTATCGTGCAatgataatatttatttttcgcTATTTGAAATTGTacattattaatttattgataatttatcGTATCTAATCTCATATGTATTTGGCAATATTATTTATCTATCtactaattatttatatatttcaatCAAATTGgtaaatatttttctcactTCACTCAAATAATTGAATATAAATTACAAACATacccttaataaataatattattaatattttattacttattaaaatcacaaaatgataatttatcatcgtatctcaaatttaatctATCAAACCTAATAAactattatttatcaatcaaaccTAATACAATATTAATTATactttttttctttcttattaTATTGGATTATTTATTcctatattattatattttatcttttatttcaaaAGATAATATTATCATGATCGACATTGATGAACCCGTAGCAAATGTCTCATCGACTATAATACCATTATCTTTTTTGGTTAGGAAAAAAGTCATTTGTCGTTAAAATTGAGTATCATATTTGAGATATCGTCTCAAATTTGAGATCTAGTTTTAGATGAGATATAATGCGTAACAATCATGAGTCATTAGGCTGAACTAAcatgggcctcggcccatacccatgcaccactactggtcatgggtcgttagAATGGTCCAATATGAGCCCTAACCCATGCCCATGCACTGTCACTCATAAAATATCCCACCCCTGGAAAGTGATTTTTTCGCCTCCCCCAATACTTGAACACAGGACTTCCATGCTTAATTAACTAGATTCTTAAAGTATTGGTACCAGTTGGGCTCAAGTGTtgggggaggcgaaagaaaccactttccaGGGGTGAGATATTCCATGAGTGACGGAGAATGGGCATGGGCTAGCGctcatgctggaccatcctaacgacccatgtTGGTTTAGCCTAATGGTCCATAAACGTTACAAAAAAAGGCGTATGGGTCGAGGCTCATGTTTGTTCAGCCTAATGGACCATGATTGTTACAAAAAAAGACATtttttttgtaacgatcatgggccaatatgctgaaccaacatggtcctcggcccatacccatgcaCTAATACTgatcatgggtcgttaggatggtccaatATGAACCCTAACCCATGCCCATGCACCGTCACTCATAAAATATCCCACCCTGGAAAGTGATTTCTTTCGCCTCCCTCAACACTTGAACACAGGACCTCCAAGCTTAAGTATCTAGATTCTTAAAGTGTTGGTACTAGTTGGCTTACGAAAAATTTCAATTCggataaatttgtgaatttcaAATGCGAAATTTGCTTCGAGTCCCATCTCCCAACACTCTTCATGTTTTAACTAATACCattcaattaaattttttccGTAAAACTCGAATAATAGTTTTATATATTGCATCTCGACCCCTGCTTTAATTTTGTTACACAATTTAATATAAGATTATTAAATAATGCCAGTctgttttaattatatatatatgatctcTCTCTATATTATATTGATATTCCCCTAAAATTGGAACATCTAGAAGGATCCGAGCTCACATCAAGATGGATCCTAGCCTTACCAAGAGTCCAGACTCACAACCCTTGGCACAGTTAGGAATTCGAATCCACAAAGAGGTCGGGAGTTCTGAGCCCTAACGTAACTAAAGGATATGAAGATATTCTCATTAATAGATAAGGGTTCCGGTAAATGCGGGATTCAGGCAAATCGAATCAGGATAAGGCAACAGTCCTAGCCGCCATGGCCTAGAGTTCTAACATTTCTAATATCTTATTTCAGGTAGAACTCTATCTCAACAGGAGTCTTACCCCAACAAGAAAACTAATTCTCCCTCTATAAATATCGTGTATGTGCTATAATTTTACACATTCACATTTTCCTGCTCACTTAAGTACTAGTAATCTAGTATATTTCACTCTTAAGTTCGCTCTCCGGACTAACTTAGGTATTGGAGGGATCACGCTGAAAAACTCTCCAACGCCTCCTAACCATATTTCTGTCTGTGCAGAACCCAGAGATCTGATCCGACCCACTCAGCTATGAATATGAATATCCGCTCTCCAGACCAAACCCGatgaaaattttgttatcatcaTCAATTGGcaccgtctgtgggaaattaaAGGAAAAGAGATAAGATGGCGAATACGTAAGACATCGTCATTGAAAGCAAggaaaacataaatcataatggcAACCAGGGCCTCGCGGTGGCCGTACTGACGCAGTTAATTACAGCCACCGTGGAGCAAGTGTTGTCCAAGCGTGAAGGAGGGTTCCGCCCCCACCATCCTCCGATCAGGAGACACAACTGGCCGAGATGAAGAAGTTGAGCAATTGAAGGACAAGCGGAATGGGAATCTCCCTCCTCCAACTCGAGTTATACCATTCTCCGCTGAGATACTAGTTGAAGAATTCCCTAAAAACTTCAAATTCCCtaatatcacaaaatatgacatgaaGGGAGACCCCAAAGACCATCTGGCGCGGTTCGGAAACGCTACATTCTTGCATCAATATTCGGACCCAATCAAGTGTCGGGTCTTGATTACAACTCTAATAGGGTCAGCGTGGTAGTAGTTTAATCTGCTCCGGCCTGGAAACGTCAAAATTTTCCTGAACTTCATCCAAGCCTTTCTCCATCAATTCGCCAACGGAATAATGGTTTAATCtgataaatatatgatttaagaTGGTATAGTTTATGATTAATTAGACGTTTCTTCATCATGttataacaaaaatataaatgttATTGTCACTTTTTTCCTCGATTCCAATGCTACCCAGTTGTTGTATACATGTATGgagattttcttttatttcgtACTGACAAATACaatatatgtttaaaaaacAACTATCACTAGTATTACATctcacaaaaaaattaattatctcaaactCCCGACAAGTATATCTATCGCCTAGTGAATATACAAAAAGACTTAGTTTTAAATAGTGATTTTATTtggtttgattatttttaagaGAGTTTTAAATAGTGATTTGTTATCAATTAGCAAAAGTCTCGAGGAATAATCATTTTTAGCTTCTATTCTAACTAACGGTGTTCAAACTTTGATTTAAACCAAACAAACCGAAAATTGAAACCCAATCAAAAACctaattttcaaatttgattatAGATTTTAAAACGAAGTTCATATCATTCGGTTTTGAATTATATTTATCAAAAGTGAACCAAccgaaaaaacaaaaattaaatatattagtaAGTTTGGatatattttatgaaatgataCACAATGAATTAAGaatatttttgttaatttttagttggttgttatttatttaatttttttagattttatattttaaagttctactgaaaaataatataacgtcttttaaattatattttaattgataatttagataattatcaaaacaaataaatcaaaccaaAATAACAAAACCATTATTGAAACAATTCGAATATcggattatatatttaaaacagAAAATCGAAATCAGTTTCTTCCCAGCTAACTATTTAACAAGTATGGCACAGGCATCAGGTTGTCTATCTGGCATAGAAGCTTGGAATTCTGGTAACGTGCTGCATGCTTCGTGTATCATATTCAAAACCGGGAACTTGGACTGCAtgcataaaatattaataaaagatCAACAAAACAAGCATCTCAATTAAGAATATTTGGCCAATTAACTAAAATAACGAGGAAGGTCCATCCTCGAAAGGTTAAGCACACACGCACATACCATATCGATTTTAAACCGCGTGGTAGCTGTTGCAATTTGTGGAGCCAAAAAGACATCAGCCTGCAGATAGCACAGTCACAAATTGGCTTAGAATTTACTAAACAACGCATCCTTGGCACGATCAAACACGTTATATATCGCGTCATTTAGgtagatatataatattaaacaaaatacCATATGGATGTGATTTCCTGTCGCGTATTTGCCGGCATAATCCTTCAGTAGCTTCTCAAGAGCTGGATATATATGAACCCGCTTATATGTCACTTTCTTTTAACTAAGTTTGAAGTGTACAAAGAAAGAAGGTAAGACGACTTTTACCAAGGAAGCCGTTTTCTATGTGCAATTGAGCCCACCCTAGCGACTCTTCTGGACCCATTTTTTCCTCAACATATTTCTGTCACATTGATGGAAACCATCATATTGAATCCTCAGAAACATTaggtttttaatttttgaaatgaataaaaaatgaaCGAGATGCATTAAAACTCACCAGCGAAGATAACATGTGAAAAGGCTGTATACTTGAAGACACAATACTTGCAGCCTGCATAAGATCGTAAAGATGACTTCCTAGTGATGATGAGTCGACGTTAATTAAGAATGGTTGCAACAGAAACGATAGCTCTTTGTCAGAAAACGAAAAAGAGATTTTCTTTGATGTCTTATCTTCGAATATTATAGGGTCCAAACTTAAAGAGTAATATGAAGCTTAAAAGTCTGTTTGATTTGTAAGCATGATCTTTCACCATAGTACGATGTATGAAAGAGACCAGTTTGAACCTAACCTGGAGATTAATCGCTCTTAGTTGAGGATCAACTGGCAAAAGTGGAATATTAGGATACTTCTCTTCCAAATACTGGCAGAAAAAGGGAAGatggaagaagaaaagaacGTATGCCTCAGACAATCGATTATGAACTTTAATTTCAGAAACAAAAAGAGCTGAATCACCATGTAAATTTCGAATAGAATAACTAACCAGTATGATTGCATATGAGTCAGAAACAACAACATCACCATCAATCAAAACTGGGACGTAGTGAAGCGGATTCAATTTCTCAAACTCTGTAAAGTCAAAACCCAAAGCTGGAAATTATTAGTCTAGTCTTTTTGATACTTTTCATCCCTTGGATCTTATTCATTTGGTTGCTCGATATGCTTGCCCCAAAcacctttatatatatatatatatatatatatcagcagTACAAGCTCATATCTGCCATTGATCGACGATGTACCAGTTTGAGCCTAAGTTTCCATATCAAACTTGCATTATTACCAGTATATCATATGGGCCAGACAAACGCTGCTCGCATTGGTGATACAAAATAACAGATATATGCATATCTATAAATTATGCAAGAACAAGTTAGAGATTTTCCTTGGACTCTTAGATTTTTTCTGCAATCAAAATAGCTTTACTTTTTTCAGTTACATATATGgatttttaatgaattttagTGCGAGTCATTATTTGAACTTACTAAATAGTTCTGATATTGTAAAGTtttcaatataatataatatgaaaggaatattttattttttatttattttcttttatttataatattgaAATATAGTAATTTAGACTTTTACTTTTCTAGACTAAGGAGATTTATCTCTAGATATTATAagatttgatttaatttatctCTACATATTATATCTCTAGTGAAAAGAGTATATGTTCTAATAAAACTCTTGTTTCCTAATGTAAGACTCTTTTATGGAATGGACTCTAGCTCAAAGAGAATATATACATAAGAGATCAGCATTGCTGCGATATGTGGTTTTTGAGAGAGAAAACAGAGAATGAAAAAACTAAGTACGGAGAACGACGATTTACTCAGCAAAGAGTTTATGTGATTGACTCACACTGTGTACTGTGTTGATGTGTAGTGTTGACGACACCCGAAAGACAAAACTTGTGTGCAGTGGTGGAAGAATTATTTGTGTCTTGGGTTTAGGCAATATTGTCGTTGTATATGTGGTTTTGAAtgcaatttattttctttaacttGTCAAAGAATATAGTTTTCATAAGTGTCGCTGGTATTTGTTTTTATAAACTATTTACAATTGTGtagtaaatattttttcatgagacGTCGCAAAAGTATTTATATTTGTGCATATTTTAATCTATCATATTCTTCTTATTAAAgttatataattcatatataagAATTATATTACATGATTCTAGCTAGAATGCAAAATCAATTCAGAAAAGACATACCTCGACTGAACTGTTCCCCTCTGGCAAGATCCACTGCTCTGTACTGGTAAGAAAGTCCTAAGCACGCAAAAGGCAAAATAAATCCCTTCCCCAAATATATATAGTTAAAAAAAAACAGTAATTTCAAGAAAATTGCAGCATGAATAACGAAGATAACAAACCTTTGAGATTCAAAGCAAAGCGAACCCGCCAAGAACACGAGCTCTGCCAGTAAGAGTACAGTACAAGTTTCGGAGACGATGAAGAATCAAGTGGGCCATGCTTCTGCAAAAGTTTTCATTTAGCAATTATCATGGAAAATTATCAGCTGAAATTATGGGTGAGCGAGAGAGGGGAGAGACACCTGGTCTTTGGAGTCCATAATTGATGAAATCAAAAATTAGGAAACCTACGATTCAAAAGTGTGGTCTGAttggtgttttttttttttttttttttttatgttttctcCGGAATACATGTTTCGTGTTCGAacagtttttattttattttattttatttagttaaattttatatttacttTGTGGGTTaagaattatttaaataaaatgggAGAATTACGGTAATTTACAAATTTCACAATTAGAACTTTAACACAGTAATAATAAATAATCGAcacaattttgatttttttttgtaaataaaaatgataggaagaaaaaaaaatggtaAGAAGATTaaggaaaaaattaattgacCAGTTTCCATTTTTTTGAATAAGATTATTGAACAAGTGAGTGATTATTTGTTAATAAGTAAATACAATATGCAAATAAAATAAAGCTGATAATAGGAGGGAAGAAGAAGGAATGAACAAGAATAGGAAACGGTTGTTAGTTGTTAGACGCTCATCATTCCTTCAAAATTCAACATGTGCGAAGACAAGCAAATATGACGGCTCAGACATTGGCACGAGCGGCACTATCCTTAGCAGACCTTTTATTACGTATCACCCTCCAGATATCATTTTTAATGACATCAACCACGATCGTGGGACTCACAGTTGATTAATggaatttttcatttaaaaaaaaagaataggaAAACGGTTTAGCAGAAAAATTTACAATTTTTGttctatgtttttttttatttagattatatgcattgttaattttatttttaatcatatatatCTTTCGATTTATATAtaaagattttatttaaattatctaTATTATcgaatttatttttaatcatatatatatctgtcaattttgataattattttttatattgataTGATGTTGTACacatcaaaatatcaatacttgATTAATACCGAGTCGagaaaacaaataaaattgtaaaaaaaaaaaggcaaaTACGTAGAaactaattttcattttttttaagaaatcaTAAAGAAGAATTGGGTCtggtaatttttatttttatttttattttcctgataGAATAAAGAAAATGTGATAGTAATAGATGGTAGCGAggtttaaagattttaaattaaacTGTAATACTCGCTCTCGCTAGGGTTCAATGGGTGGATGCTGAAGATTGAACAAGGATCGAACAATCAAGATTACTGCTCAAAACAATCGGAAGCCTGATATCTTTTGTTTACCTGAATGGCTTTCTGGGGTTAGCTCTTTTTCTTCTGCTCATTTTTTACTGATTTTGTGTTTATCTGTTTGATTATGTGTTTATCTGTTTGAATGCTAGCCTGGCTTTAGCCTATGTTTTTATTAAAGTTCTGtttttttaattacttgaggcaGTTAATTGTTTCAAGTTTGATGTTATTTGTTTTTGAGTTTAGTAGGAGATGAGCGATGAAAAGTTTTTTGTATGTACGTGCTTTTATGGGTTGGTTGATTGTCATTTTTCTGgggaaaaaaacaaatttaatttgTTGCTGTGTTTCAGGCATCGAGGTAAAGCCCGGAAAGTCATTTACTCATTGTTGCGAAAAGTCTAAGGGAAGGCTCCGGATTTCCCAGGTACTAATTCTTATCAAACCAAAAtgagaaaacaacaatttttttttgctttagttTATGTCTGCGCGAGGATAATTTCATGTTTTTTGTTCCATCAGTTTTCTACTCATAAATTTATCATAGAAGATATGTTTAAATTCTCATGGTGCATTGTGTATGTGTTTATCCTTCATTCTTTTCGTTTGATTTATTTGGTAAAATTTAATGGAACTCATTTTGGCTATGCTGTGATTTATTGTTCAGGCAACACTGGGTATTGGCGATGCTACACAGAAAGGTGTTGTACAATGTAATGTGGGTAACCGGAGGCCGGTCCTACTCTGTGCGTTGCTACCCAACAAAACAGAGTCATGCCACTTGGATTTGGAGTTTGAGGAAGCAGACGATGTGATTTTTTCTGTTATTGGATCACGAAGTGTTTACCTCACTGGCTATTATCTCCAGAAAAATCACCAGCCAAATCATGAAAGTGATACGTATCTTTTTTACTTCTCTATTTTTTGTTAATTCTGAGGAGCACCTTCAACAGATGGCCTTTATATTTACAATTCATCTATCATTTATTGCCATTTTAGAGGTCAATGTGTGATGATGTCAAAGTTCCCTTGAGGcccaataaaatttttcgaACTTTTGATCACAGTTATGAAGATTTTTCTTGGATAGGAATTCATTGCTCTGTTATTGTCGAGCTTTAACTTCTGTACTCTCACTTCTCAGATTTCCTTTACTTTGATGCAACAGAGAATCATATGGAGTGGATATTGAAAACACTCAGACAGAGGGGTCTAGTTTCTGCAGTGATGATGATAAGTATGATGATAGTTTTATTGACGACGTTGAATTACCAGTTTCCCCTTCTGACCCTGTTTTAAGCCTCAAaggttttttttcttctttttatatatttaatgctCATGGTGGATATATTAAATGCAATAGTTTATATTCTGATATGAATGGGTTTTATTTATCAAGGCACGAGCCATAAATATCCTTTCTAGAGAACCTCATAATAATACTTTCACGAACGAGTCCAAAGTAATaggtttattttatataatattttttctatcTATCTGAGAACATAATATACAAACCCTTGCTTTGTGTGGTTGATAGCTATTGTGGTGATTCATCATCGAGAAAGGCTTTAAACATATTTATCATGATGTTTCAACTTACATTAAGAACTGTGTTTTTGTTCAAGCAGTGGATGCTAATGCGCTAAAAAAAGATACGCCAAATGACAGAAAGCGTCACTGTAAACAACTTAGAAAGAGAAACCGAGAAATTCTGTCAGATGGCGATGAAACGCATAAAACTGAAGATGAACATGACTATCTTCTATCTGTGTTAAAGAGTAGAAGATGTTTGCCGACAGCTATGTCAGATGGTGCTGAAAATATTGCTCAGGTACTTGTAGAACTAGGCAAAAAAGCTGAAGACAGTGGTAACTGTGGCAGCAAAGCAAATGAAAAAGTTGATCCTGATATAAGTGGAAAATCAGAAAGGTAATAAGGCCATAAATGATGTTAGTATTTGCATTCTTTTCTGTTGAATGATTTTTTGGGGATGGGATATAGTCATTATCAACAGTTCTTTTGTGCCTGATAGAAGACTGTGGGTGTACACTCACACACACAGAGATTTATATTTGAGAAACCAAACGTATTGCATTATTCAGTGTTCTATGCCTGAAATTGAGAGCTTAATTCAGATACTTATGCAGAGAAGCAATGATGGGATTGGATGATAAAGGATGGGTTAAgattgaaaagaatgaaggACCCAACAAAATACAGACTCTTGAGAAAATTGTTGATAACTATGAGAAGTACTTA
Protein-coding sequences here:
- the LOC142520166 gene encoding glutathione S-transferase 2-like, which codes for MDSKDQKHGPLDSSSSPKLVLYSYWQSSCSWRVRFALNLKGLSYQYRAVDLARGEQFSREFEKLNPLHYVPVLIDGDVVVSDSYAIILYLEEKYPNIPLLPVDPQLRAINLQAASIVSSSIQPFHMLSSLKYVEEKMGPEESLGWAQLHIENGFLALEKLLKDYAGKYATGNHIHMADVFLAPQIATATTRFKIDMSKFPVLNMIHEACSTLPEFQASMPDRQPDACAILVK